The region TCTTCGTTTGCTGGTAGTGGTCGAGCATCATCTTGTGGTTTTCGCGGCCGATACCCGATTGCTTGTAGCCACCGAACGCGGCATGGGCCGGGTACAGGTGATAGCAATTCGTCCATACGCGGCCCGCCTGGATGGCGCGGCCCACGCGGAAGGCGCGCGAACCGTCACGCGTCCACAGGCCGGCACCGAGGCCGTACAGGGTGTCGTTGGCGATCGCCAAGGCTTCAGCCTCATCCTTGAAGGTCGTGACGGACACGACGGGACCAAAAATCTCTTCCTGGAAGATGCGCATCTTGTTGTTGCCCTTGAATACGGTTGGACGCACGTAATAGCCGCCCTCGAGATCGCCCGCCTGCGTGTTGCGCTCGCCGCCGGCCAGCACCTCGGCGCCTTCCTGGCGGCCGATATCGAGGTAGGACAGGATTTTTTCCAGCTGTTCCTGCGACGCCTGGGCGCCGATCATGGTGGCCGTATCGAGCGGATTGCCCTGCTTGATGGCGGCCACGCGCTTCAGGGCCCGTTCGATGAATTTCTCGTAGATCGATTCCTGGATCAGTACGCGCGATGGGCAGGTGCACACTTCGCCTTGATTCAGCGCAAACATCGTGAAGCCTTCCAGGCACTTGTCGAAATAGTCATCATCGGCATCCATCACGTCTTCAAAGAAGATGTTCGGCGACTTGCCGCCCAATTCCAGGGTGACGGGAATCAGGTTTTGCGCCGCGTAACCCATGATCAGACGGCCCGTGCCCGTTTCGCCCGTAAACGCGATCTTGGCGATGCGCTTGCTCGACGCCAGCGGCTTGCCCGCTTCCAGGCCGAAACCATTGATGATGTTCAACACGCCCGGCGGCAGCAGGTCGCCGA is a window of Janthinobacterium sp. 1_2014MBL_MicDiv DNA encoding:
- the adh gene encoding aldehyde dehydrogenase; the protein is MNLADISKLGVANPFKQRYDNYIGGKFVAPVKGEYFPNITPITGLPFCEIARSTTEDVELALDAAHAAKEAWGKTSPAERANILNRIADRIEQNLSLIATAETIDNGKPIRETMNADIPLAIDHFRYFAGCIRAQEGSVAQIDAETYAYHYHEPLGVVGQIIPWNFPILMAVWKLAPALAAGNCVVLKPAEQTPASIMVLIELIGDLLPPGVLNIINGFGLEAGKPLASSKRIAKIAFTGETGTGRLIMGYAAQNLIPVTLELGGKSPNIFFEDVMDADDDYFDKCLEGFTMFALNQGEVCTCPSRVLIQESIYEKFIERALKRVAAIKQGNPLDTATMIGAQASQEQLEKILSYLDIGRQEGAEVLAGGERNTQAGDLEGGYYVRPTVFKGNNKMRIFQEEIFGPVVSVTTFKDEAEALAIANDTLYGLGAGLWTRDGSRAFRVGRAIQAGRVWTNCYHLYPAHAAFGGYKQSGIGRENHKMMLDHYQQTKNLLVSYSPKALGFF